Within the Methanococcus voltae PS genome, the region TAGTAAATTATTACACTCTATTAAACTACCCCCTGGTATTATAAACAAATCCAAGTCTTTAATATCATTTATATTAGATTCTGATATCAATTTAGTGGGTAAATTTCCAAAATTTTCAAAAAAAGGCAACGTATTTTTAACACTCAATAATCCGATTTCCATAACATCACAACCATTTTATTAAAATTAACTTTAATATTATTAAATAAATATATAATATTGTAGTTTTCATAATTATTAAATGTTATTTTATTATATATTATAGAGTTGAAATATTTATATGATTGTAATCGGATATATTTTTAATATTATATTATTTACATATTAGAATATATCTAAAAAAACGAATTAGTAAATTATCTTTTAGTATTTGTATATGGAATGTCACAAATAATCAATTCAAAGAAGTGATATTATGGAACCTATAAAAAAGATAGAAATAGGTCTTATAGTAATGTTTTGTATCGTTGTGTTCTTTTCAATCTCATTTTCATATTTTGAAAATCTTACGTTGTTCGATTCATTTTATTTAACAATAATTACAATGTTTACAATAGGTTATGGTGAAATTCACCCTACTAACGACTTCGGAAAATTAACTGCGATATTATTGGCATTAACAGGTACGAGCGTCGGAATTTTTACATTTGGGAGTACTTTACAATTATTTGTAGAAGGTTATTTTAGAAAAGCAAATAGGATGAGAATTATGAAAAACAGAATTAAAAATATGGATGAACATTATATATTATGTGGTTATGGTAGGATTGGAAAAGTTGTTGCGAATAGATTGGCTAAAAGAGGCACTGATTTCGTGGTTTTGGACTTAAGTGAAGAAAATTTAGTTTCGGAGTTTGAAAAAAACCCTGATTTTAACTATATTTGTGGAGATGCCACCCTGGATGAATGTTTAATTGAAGCAAATATTAAAAATGCAAAGACCTTAATTTCAGCAATGCCTAAAGATTCTGATAATGTATTTGTCACACTATCTGCAAAAAGATTAAATCCTAATATACACGTAGTTTCCAAGGCTGAAGAAACAGTTTCAATGGATAAATTACTAATTGCAGGCGCCGATAAGGTTGTTTCCCCATATATGATAGGAGGTATGCGTTTAGCGGAATTAGCTATAAAGCCGGATGTTTTGGATTTTTTTTCCACATTCATGTCTATAGCCAATTATGAATATAATGAAGATATAGACCTTAGAAAATATAATATTTCAAAAAAATACGAAGGAATGTCAATTTTTGAATTATTGAATCATATTAATTACAACGTTTCAGTAATCGGTATTAAATCAAAAAACGGATCTTTGAGTGTTAATCCATCCAAAGATACAATATTACATATAGAAGATCAAATCTATGTTTTTGGTACATATGACCAACTTGAAAGTTTTGAACAATATATTAATTAAAATAATCGATTTTTTATATTTTTTTATATTTTTTAATAATATATTTTATTAATTTACAATAGTAATTTACTTGAAACTTAAAATATTAAGATTAATAATATATAATATATTGATATAACATATAATACTCAAATAATATAAAATTTAAACTTATTTTTTCACTATTAAGATACTGGTGATATGATGAAAACTGAATTTATACAAGGAAATATGGCTTGTGTGGAAGGAGCTTTAAAAGCAGGATGTATGTTTTTTGGCGGTTATCCAATAACTCCTTCAACAGAAATTGCAGAAGGAATGGCAAAAAAATTACCTAAATTGGGCGGTTATTATTGTCAAATGGAAGATGAAATAGCAAGTATGGCTTCCATAATTGGTGCAAGTTGGGCAGGTAGTAAATCAATGACTGCTACAAGTGGACCAGGCATTAGCTTAATGCAAGAAAATATAGGCTATGCTTTTATGACTGAAACACCTTGTGTTTTGGTAAACGTGCAACGTGGAGGTCCTTCAACAGGACAACCAACTGCTGCATCTCAAGCAGATATAATGCAAACAAAATGGGGAAGTCATGGTGACTACCAACCTATAGTTTTAGTGCCAAGTTCTGTACAAGAAATGTATGATTTTACAATATTAGCCTTTAACTATTCCGAAAAGTACAGAACACCTGTTTTTGTAATGGCTGATGAAATATTGGGGCATATGCGTGAAAAAGTAGTATTGCATGATGATATTAAAATAGTCGATAGAGTAACTCCAAAAAATAATGATTCAAATAATGAAAATGACAATATGGTACCAACCATGCCAGTTTTTGGAGAGGGCTACAAAACTGCAGTAACTGGTTTAACACATAATGAAAAAGGATATCCTGACGTTTCTGCTGAAACACATGATAAATTAGTGAGAAGATTATCTAATAAAATATTAGAAAATAAAGACGATATTATATTATATGAATCAAAAAATATCGACGCAGAAACTATATTTGTATGTTATGGAACTCCTTCAAGAACTGTTAAATATACTGTAGATTCTTTAATGGCTGAAGGAAAAGATGTAGGATATATAAGATTGAAAACTGTATTTCCATTCCCTGACGACTTGATTAAAAATTTAAAAGCTTCAAAAATATTGGTTCCAGAAATGAACTTAGGGCAAGTTGTGGGTGAAGTTATGAAATACGCAAATTGTGAAGTTAAATTAATTGGTAAAATAGGTGGCGAATTACATAAACCAGAAGAATTGAAGGAATATATTTAATTTAGTCTTTTATATTTATTTTATATTCATTTTTATTTTTTATTTTTAACATATTTTAATTTTTAAGGTATTAATTTTCAAATATTATTCTGAAAAATACTTAAACATATAATTATATATCGGATATAATAATTATTATATTCATTTTGTACTATATTTTAATTATACTATATTTTATATTATATTTTTATTCGAGGGATATTTTGAAGGATTTAGAATTTGAGAGAATCGTAAAAACAAGGGAAATTCTAAGGAATAATTTAAAAAAACATGGTAGGGATAACATATATGATTTAACAGGCTTAACTGGTGGTTTTTACATTGAAGATAAAAATTTAGACTTTCTAGAAACTTACACTGGACCTGCAATATTTACTGAAAAATTGAACAGACATGGGTTACTATATTTACACGACGACTTTACAGAAGATTCTGATATTAAAAATAAATTGGAATCTTTGGAAGAATATTGTAAATATGAAAAAGCAGTGGGATTCAATAGGACTTCTTCAGCACTTTTAGCTACAATAATAATGTTAAAAAGTAAAAATATAACTCAGATATTGCATTATGTACCTGAAAAACCATCCCACCCTTCAATACCTAAAAGCTGTAATATTTTAGATATTCCTTATTATGAAAGTGACAATTTTGATGAAATAATATCTTTAATCGATATCAATAAATTTTTAATAATAACTGGCTCTACAATGAACCATAAAATTGTAGATTTTGAA harbors:
- a CDS encoding potassium channel family protein, with protein sequence MEPIKKIEIGLIVMFCIVVFFSISFSYFENLTLFDSFYLTIITMFTIGYGEIHPTNDFGKLTAILLALTGTSVGIFTFGSTLQLFVEGYFRKANRMRIMKNRIKNMDEHYILCGYGRIGKVVANRLAKRGTDFVVLDLSEENLVSEFEKNPDFNYICGDATLDECLIEANIKNAKTLISAMPKDSDNVFVTLSAKRLNPNIHVVSKAEETVSMDKLLIAGADKVVSPYMIGGMRLAELAIKPDVLDFFSTFMSIANYEYNEDIDLRKYNISKKYEGMSIFELLNHINYNVSVIGIKSKNGSLSVNPSKDTILHIEDQIYVFGTYDQLESFEQYIN
- a CDS encoding 2-oxoacid:acceptor oxidoreductase subunit alpha, whose product is MMKTEFIQGNMACVEGALKAGCMFFGGYPITPSTEIAEGMAKKLPKLGGYYCQMEDEIASMASIIGASWAGSKSMTATSGPGISLMQENIGYAFMTETPCVLVNVQRGGPSTGQPTAASQADIMQTKWGSHGDYQPIVLVPSSVQEMYDFTILAFNYSEKYRTPVFVMADEILGHMREKVVLHDDIKIVDRVTPKNNDSNNENDNMVPTMPVFGEGYKTAVTGLTHNEKGYPDVSAETHDKLVRRLSNKILENKDDIILYESKNIDAETIFVCYGTPSRTVKYTVDSLMAEGKDVGYIRLKTVFPFPDDLIKNLKASKILVPEMNLGQVVGEVMKYANCEVKLIGKIGGELHKPEELKEYI